The proteins below are encoded in one region of Deinococcus budaensis:
- a CDS encoding class II glutamine amidotransferase → MCGLYGFWRSGGPPEADRLRGLALRAGTRGPHAHGHATQGGRHVALGPVALSPLSTVVESVIGHARLATAGAHDDLACAQPFQVGPLFVAHNGTVPGASALAARHGLNPATASDSEVLALLLTRTDLRAGVATLLDTLAPGVPLALLVLTEDGQVVAARRGHPLHALTREEGTYLCSLPFPGSMPLPDATVTVYGSGEQYPLATTAHLRRHQGGPQWTP, encoded by the coding sequence ATGTGCGGCCTGTACGGCTTCTGGCGCAGCGGCGGCCCGCCGGAGGCGGACAGGTTGCGCGGCCTGGCCCTGCGCGCGGGCACACGCGGCCCCCACGCCCATGGACACGCCACGCAGGGAGGACGCCACGTGGCGCTGGGGCCGGTGGCGCTCTCGCCCTTGTCCACCGTGGTGGAGAGCGTGATCGGCCACGCAAGGCTGGCGACCGCTGGAGCACACGACGACCTCGCCTGCGCGCAGCCCTTCCAGGTGGGTCCGCTGTTCGTGGCCCACAACGGCACCGTGCCGGGAGCCTCCGCGCTGGCCGCCCGGCACGGCCTGAACCCGGCGACCGCCAGCGACAGCGAGGTCCTGGCGCTGCTGCTGACCCGCACCGACCTGCGTGCAGGCGTGGCCACCCTGCTCGACACACTGGCGCCGGGCGTGCCGCTCGCGCTGCTGGTGCTGACCGAGGACGGTCAGGTGGTCGCTGCCCGGCGAGGTCACCCCCTGCACGCGCTGACCCGAGAAGAAGGCACCTACCTGTGCAGCCTGCCCTTTCCGGGGAGCATGCCGCTGCCCGACGCCACGGTGACGGTGTACGGCTCGGGCGAGCAGTACCCGCTGGCCACCACGGCGCATCTGCGCCGCCATCAGGGAGGCCCGCAGTGGACCCCCTGA
- a CDS encoding YfbU family protein → MELTKLERLMLMQNFRILAALEPEEKEHYERMEQIVTRGYEALYDELFTSIDPDAIPAEESEFVYDVLDMYVAIHDAVEAHSIDLAAQENFALRFIGFDGNNESRLLSFAGFAAREEDSIYAMFLRNGRFPNSHGPTRARYQRMLDEYGQRRTTGEALSADDLEALRQAAVHPENHR, encoded by the coding sequence ATGGAGTTGACGAAGCTGGAACGGCTGATGCTGATGCAGAATTTCCGAATCCTTGCAGCCTTGGAACCCGAGGAAAAGGAGCACTACGAGCGCATGGAACAAATCGTCACCCGGGGCTACGAGGCCCTATACGACGAACTGTTCACGAGCATTGATCCAGACGCCATTCCCGCCGAAGAATCGGAGTTTGTATACGACGTGCTGGACATGTACGTGGCCATTCACGATGCGGTCGAGGCGCACAGCATCGATCTCGCCGCCCAAGAGAACTTCGCCCTTCGGTTCATTGGATTTGATGGCAATAACGAGAGCCGCCTTCTTAGCTTCGCGGGATTTGCTGCCCGTGAAGAGGACAGCATTTACGCCATGTTCCTCCGAAACGGCCGGTTCCCGAACAGTCATGGCCCAACGCGCGCTCGCTATCAGCGCATGCTGGATGAGTACGGGCAGCGCCGAACAACGGGTGAGGCGCTGTCGGCTGATGATCTGGAGGCACTGAGGCAGGCCGCAGTTCACCCGGAAAACCATCGTTAG
- a CDS encoding phosphoadenosine phosphosulfate reductase family protein, protein MTAPTIPRKQVSSQQAWLDTWARVEDLCPPAQLDALIEHTLAEMRAQFSGRQVAFAWSGGKDSLVVEWLCDQLGTEACVFGMTNLEYPEFLAWVTDHMPPGVQVINTGQDLAWLARNPQMLFPQRAQDNARWFRVVQHTAQRRYFQEHQLDVLVLGRRHAEGNFCGAGGLYRNREGITRYSPIRDWSHEAVLALIKREGYSLPPIYGYPRGWQVGTGCWPQRLYTKSQQQGWDETWEIDPDIVRQAATVLPQARDYLHARGLT, encoded by the coding sequence ATGACGGCGCCCACCATCCCCCGCAAACAGGTGTCCAGTCAGCAGGCCTGGCTCGACACCTGGGCACGGGTGGAAGACCTCTGCCCACCCGCCCAACTGGACGCCCTGATCGAGCACACCCTGGCCGAGATGCGCGCGCAGTTCAGCGGGCGGCAGGTGGCGTTCGCCTGGAGCGGCGGCAAGGACTCGCTGGTCGTGGAGTGGCTGTGCGACCAGCTCGGCACCGAGGCCTGCGTGTTCGGCATGACCAACCTCGAGTACCCGGAGTTCCTCGCCTGGGTCACCGACCACATGCCGCCCGGCGTGCAGGTGATCAACACCGGCCAGGACCTCGCGTGGCTGGCGAGGAACCCGCAAATGCTCTTCCCGCAGCGCGCGCAGGACAACGCCCGCTGGTTCCGGGTGGTGCAGCACACGGCGCAGCGGCGGTACTTCCAGGAGCACCAGCTCGACGTGCTGGTGCTGGGCCGCCGACACGCGGAAGGCAACTTCTGCGGCGCGGGCGGCCTCTACCGCAACCGCGAGGGCATCACACGCTACAGCCCGATTCGGGACTGGTCCCACGAGGCCGTGCTCGCCCTGATCAAGCGCGAGGGGTACAGCCTCCCGCCGATCTACGGGTACCCACGCGGCTGGCAGGTCGGCACCGGCTGCTGGCCGCAGCGCCTGTACACCAAGAGCCAGCAGCAGGGCTGGGACGAGACCTGGGAGATCGACCCGGACATCGTTCGTCAGGCAGCCACGGTGCTGCCCCAGGCCCGCGACTACCTGCACGCCCGGGGGCTGACGTGA
- a CDS encoding type II toxin-antitoxin system RelE/ParE family toxin, producing the protein MPALVLYLRPQAQRPAVIDDLLDMVAAGQQAAVDAAIVMLTDLHAHGAGSSYAKKLKALPIWELKTHARGGIKGGTRVYFFFRPTGEIVIASAETKEGDAPGPALKTALQAWKADS; encoded by the coding sequence ATGCCCGCCCTGGTCCTCTACCTCCGCCCTCAGGCCCAGCGGCCCGCCGTGATCGACGACCTGCTGGACATGGTGGCGGCGGGCCAGCAGGCAGCAGTGGACGCGGCCATCGTGATGCTGACCGACCTGCACGCCCACGGCGCGGGCAGCAGCTACGCCAAGAAGCTCAAGGCGCTGCCCATCTGGGAACTCAAGACCCACGCACGCGGCGGCATCAAGGGCGGAACCCGCGTGTACTTCTTCTTCCGCCCCACGGGTGAGATCGTGATCGCCAGCGCCGAGACCAAAGAAGGCGACGCGCCCGGCCCCGCCCTCAAGACCGCGCTCCAGGCCTGGAAGGCCGATTCCTGA
- a CDS encoding IbrB-like domain-containing protein: protein MNHGRDAQPLSRIEWVHRDDLHANGYNPNHVAKPEMDLLKTSLFEDGWTQPIVARPDGEIVDGFHRWTCSGDPRIYAMTDGYVPVVRLLPPATGDQMLSTIRHNRARGEHGVLPMADIVRRLIDEEGLTPEQVMVRCGMEKEEVTRLYDRGGMTVRGTQGRTQFSNGWKPSS from the coding sequence ATGAATCACGGCCGCGATGCCCAACCCCTGTCACGGATCGAGTGGGTCCACCGCGACGACCTGCACGCCAACGGGTACAACCCCAACCACGTCGCCAAGCCGGAGATGGACCTGCTCAAGACCAGCCTGTTCGAAGACGGCTGGACACAGCCCATCGTGGCGAGGCCCGACGGTGAGATCGTGGACGGCTTCCACCGCTGGACCTGCAGCGGCGACCCGCGCATCTACGCGATGACTGATGGGTACGTGCCGGTGGTGCGCCTGCTGCCGCCCGCGACCGGCGACCAGATGCTCAGCACCATCCGGCACAACCGGGCCAGGGGCGAGCACGGCGTGCTGCCGATGGCGGACATCGTGCGCCGCCTGATTGACGAGGAGGGGCTGACCCCTGAGCAGGTGATGGTGCGCTGCGGCATGGAGAAAGAAGAAGTCACCCGCCTGTATGACCGAGGCGGGATGACGGTAAGGGGAACGCAGGGGCGAACTCAGTTCAGCAACGGGTGGAAGCCTAGTAGCTAA
- a CDS encoding DUF3440 domain-containing protein — translation MDPLMREDVAGDVSAPHPGLKPFKYNPKNSRLKAEDSDQDVLTLARERMRALFERFDHVSVSFSGGKDSTVVLNLALEAARELGRTPLDVVFYDEECIYTENIDYVRRVAADPDVALRWVCVPVKHRNACSSESPVWYPWAPEDRHLWVRELPQEAITEIPGYDHADPATRLSIPEVSGLLFPPTLGNVVQLLGIRADESLIRRAAVSRRVVDNYIIKDRGGYGGANDVQHAGNVWKAYPIYDWRTEDVWLAPKLLGWDYCRVYDLLDQIGFTPGKQRLAPPFGEEPMQRLDQYHQCEPALWDRMLARVPGAQTAKRYSRTELYAFGEIPDKPHGITYEAWLRDLVTSNFPEKEAQAVSKKIRAHLRMHYRKTADALAPHVDHPLTGYSWTFFVKMAMRGNFKDRRQPALGRRTPEQFQKDLAKYRADLQRYQGELAEARALLGDQ, via the coding sequence GTGGACCCCCTGATGCGCGAGGACGTCGCCGGGGACGTGTCCGCGCCCCACCCGGGCCTGAAGCCCTTCAAGTACAACCCGAAGAACAGCCGCCTGAAGGCCGAGGACAGCGACCAGGACGTGCTGACCCTGGCCCGCGAGCGGATGCGCGCCCTGTTCGAACGCTTCGACCACGTGTCGGTGAGCTTCAGCGGCGGCAAGGACTCCACCGTCGTCCTCAACCTGGCGCTGGAGGCCGCCCGCGAACTCGGGCGCACCCCGCTCGACGTGGTGTTTTACGACGAGGAGTGCATCTACACCGAGAACATCGACTACGTGCGCCGGGTGGCCGCCGACCCGGACGTGGCCCTGCGCTGGGTGTGCGTGCCGGTCAAGCACCGCAACGCCTGCTCCAGCGAGTCGCCCGTGTGGTACCCCTGGGCGCCGGAGGACCGTCACCTGTGGGTGCGGGAGCTGCCGCAAGAGGCGATCACCGAGATCCCGGGGTACGACCACGCGGACCCGGCCACCCGCCTGAGCATTCCCGAGGTGAGCGGCCTGCTGTTTCCGCCCACCCTCGGCAACGTGGTGCAGCTGCTGGGCATCCGGGCCGACGAGAGCCTGATCCGCCGGGCCGCCGTGAGCCGCCGGGTGGTCGACAACTACATCATCAAAGACCGGGGCGGCTACGGCGGAGCCAACGACGTGCAGCACGCCGGGAATGTCTGGAAGGCCTACCCGATCTACGACTGGCGCACCGAAGACGTGTGGTTGGCGCCCAAGCTGCTGGGCTGGGATTACTGCCGGGTGTACGACCTGCTCGACCAGATCGGGTTCACGCCGGGCAAGCAACGGCTGGCGCCCCCGTTCGGCGAGGAGCCGATGCAGCGCCTCGACCAGTACCACCAGTGCGAGCCTGCGCTGTGGGACCGGATGCTGGCCCGGGTGCCCGGCGCGCAGACGGCCAAGCGCTATTCCCGGACGGAGCTGTACGCCTTCGGGGAGATTCCGGACAAGCCGCACGGCATCACCTACGAGGCCTGGTTGCGGGACCTGGTGACCTCCAACTTCCCCGAGAAGGAAGCCCAGGCCGTCAGCAAGAAGATCCGCGCGCACTTGCGGATGCACTACCGCAAGACGGCGGACGCGCTGGCCCCGCACGTGGACCATCCGCTCACTGGCTACTCGTGGACCTTCTTCGTGAAGATGGCCATGCGGGGGAACTTCAAGGACCGTCGTCAGCCAGCCTTGGGCCGCCGCACTCCTGAGCAGTTCCAGAAAGACCTCGCGAAGTACCGCGCCGACCTCCAGCGCTATCAGGGCGAGCTGGCGGAGGCCCGCGCCCTCCTAGGAGACCAATGA